The Streptococcus viridans genome includes a window with the following:
- a CDS encoding aspartate kinase has protein sequence MKVVKFGGSSLASATQLEKVFNIVKEDETRQYVVVSAPGKRNAEDTKVTDALIKYYKEYTNGKDTSQSQEWIINRYRSITEDLELNEEIIEEIARDIMSLATLPKSDNTFLYDTFLAAGENNNAKLIAAYFVKKGLEAKYIHPKDAGIFVTSEPCNARILPSSYDKIEELRNHNEILVIPGFFGITKEDQVCTFSRGGSDITGSIIAAGVKADLYENFTDVDGIFAAHPGIIKHPHSIPELTYKEMRELAYAGFSVLHDEALVPAYRGKIPMVIKNTNNPKHPGTKIVLNHTNENVKVVGIAGDSGFVSINTTKYLMNREVGFGRKLLQILEDLNISWDHMPTGIDDLSVILRSKELTPIKEQEILKHLIQDLQVDYAEIEHDLSIIMIVGENMKNQIGVTATATKALSENNINIQMISQGSSEVSIMFVVNQEQEKQAIKALYNVFFN, from the coding sequence ATGAAAGTAGTTAAATTTGGTGGTAGTTCGTTAGCATCTGCTACCCAGCTAGAAAAAGTATTCAATATTGTTAAAGAAGATGAAACCCGTCAATACGTGGTCGTTTCTGCACCAGGGAAACGCAATGCTGAAGACACAAAAGTTACCGATGCCCTTATCAAGTATTATAAAGAATATACCAACGGAAAAGATACTAGTCAAAGTCAAGAATGGATTATTAATCGCTATCGTTCTATTACAGAGGATTTAGAGTTAAACGAGGAAATTATCGAAGAAATTGCTAGAGATATCATGTCCCTTGCAACACTTCCCAAATCCGATAACACCTTCTTATATGATACCTTCTTAGCAGCTGGAGAAAACAACAATGCGAAACTAATTGCAGCTTACTTTGTTAAAAAGGGCTTAGAAGCAAAATATATCCATCCAAAAGATGCAGGTATCTTTGTAACAAGTGAACCTTGTAATGCTCGCATTCTGCCTTCTAGTTACGATAAGATTGAAGAACTCAGAAACCATAATGAAATTTTAGTGATCCCTGGATTCTTTGGAATTACTAAAGAAGACCAAGTATGTACTTTTTCAAGAGGTGGTTCTGATATTACAGGATCAATTATTGCAGCCGGAGTTAAAGCAGATCTCTACGAAAACTTTACGGACGTCGATGGTATTTTTGCAGCTCACCCAGGGATTATTAAACACCCACATTCTATTCCTGAACTAACCTATAAAGAGATGCGGGAATTAGCCTATGCTGGCTTTAGTGTCCTCCATGATGAAGCACTTGTTCCTGCATATCGTGGAAAAATTCCAATGGTGATTAAGAATACCAACAATCCAAAACATCCAGGTACCAAGATTGTACTGAACCATACCAATGAGAATGTAAAAGTTGTTGGAATTGCAGGAGACTCAGGATTTGTCAGCATTAATACCACCAAATACCTGATGAATAGAGAAGTCGGTTTTGGTAGAAAATTATTACAAATTTTAGAAGATTTGAATATTAGTTGGGATCACATGCCAACAGGAATTGACGACCTATCAGTCATTCTTCGGTCAAAAGAATTAACCCCAATTAAGGAACAAGAAATTTTAAAACATTTAATCCAAGATTTACAGGTGGACTATGCCGAAATTGAGCATGATCTTTCCATTATCATGATAGTAGGAGAGAATATGAAAAATCAAATTGGTGTAACAGCAACAGCTACAAAGGCTTTATCAGAAAACAACATTAATATCCAAATGATTTCTCAAGGATCCAGCGAAGTTTCCATCATGTTTGTAGTCAATCAAGAACAAGAAAAACAGGCAATTAAAGCTCTATACAATGTTTTCTTTAACTAA
- a CDS encoding ABC transporter ATP-binding protein, producing the protein MTNDKNVILSARDIVVEFDVRDRVLTAIRNVSLDLVEGEVMALVGESGSGKSVLTKTFTGMLEDNGRIANGTINYRGQELTELKSNKDWEDIRGAKIATIFQDPMTSLDPINTIGSQITEVIIKHQGKSAKEAREMAIDYMEKVGIPEAERRFDEYPFQYSGGMRQRIVIAIALACRPDILICDEPTTALDVTIQAQIIDLLKSLQKEYNFTTIFITHDLGVVASIADKVAVMYAGEIVEFGKVEEIFYDPRHPYTWSLLSSLPQLSTSNGDLYSIPGTPPSLYSPVKGDAFALRSDYAMQIDFEEHPPVFNVSDTHWAKTWLLHEDAPKVNKPEIIDNLHEKISAKMGFTTIKD; encoded by the coding sequence ATGACAAATGATAAAAATGTAATCTTATCTGCTCGCGATATCGTAGTAGAATTTGATGTTCGGGATCGTGTCTTAACAGCCATTCGCAATGTGTCCTTAGACCTTGTTGAAGGTGAAGTCATGGCACTTGTTGGTGAATCAGGTTCTGGTAAATCTGTTTTGACAAAAACCTTCACAGGAATGTTAGAAGACAACGGACGGATAGCCAATGGTACTATTAATTATCGCGGACAAGAATTAACAGAACTCAAGTCAAACAAAGATTGGGAAGATATCCGCGGTGCAAAAATTGCAACGATCTTCCAAGATCCGATGACCAGTTTGGACCCGATTAATACAATTGGATCACAAATTACGGAAGTTATTATTAAACACCAAGGCAAGAGTGCCAAAGAAGCCAGAGAGATGGCCATTGATTATATGGAAAAGGTTGGAATCCCAGAAGCAGAACGTCGCTTTGATGAATATCCTTTCCAATATTCAGGTGGGATGCGCCAACGGATTGTTATTGCTATTGCGCTTGCTTGTCGTCCTGATATCTTGATCTGTGATGAGCCTACAACAGCCCTCGACGTAACCATTCAAGCCCAGATCATTGACTTGTTGAAATCATTGCAAAAAGAATATAACTTTACAACAATCTTTATCACCCATGATTTAGGTGTGGTGGCAAGTATTGCAGATAAGGTTGCCGTAATGTATGCTGGTGAAATTGTAGAATTTGGTAAAGTAGAAGAAATCTTCTATGACCCAAGACATCCTTATACCTGGAGTCTTCTTTCAAGTTTGCCACAGTTGTCTACATCTAATGGTGATTTATATTCTATCCCAGGTACTCCTCCATCATTGTATTCACCAGTGAAGGGTGATGCCTTTGCATTGCGCTCAGACTATGCCATGCAAATTGATTTTGAGGAACACCCACCAGTTTTCAATGTTTCAGATACACATTGGGCTAAAACATGGCTCTTGCATGAAGATGCACCAAAAGTCAATAAACCAGAAATTATTGATAATCTGCATGAAAAGATTAGCGCGAAAATGGGATTCACTACAATCAAGGACTAG
- a CDS encoding peptide ABC transporter substrate-binding protein: protein MKKSKVFAFAGVTLLAATFLAACSGSKDSKSASKKDTTYGYVYTDDPTTLDYTVSSKASVHDITTNGVDGLLENDKYGNLVPSIAEDWSVSKDGLTYTYKIRKGVKWYDADGEEHGEVTAHDFVTGLKHAADKKSESLPLVKDSIKGLKDYSEGKISDFSEVGVKAVDDYTLEYTLNQPETFWNSKTTNGVLFPISTEFLKSKGDEFGQPGNVKSILFNGPFLLKSITSKSEITFEKNEDYWDKDNVHIDKIKFSYYDGSDQDSLARGFSDGSYTVARLFPASSNFASVEKKYKDNIYNTQPGAGVAVFGFNIDRQAYNHTSKTSDDQKSSTKKAILNKNFRQAITFALNRENYSAQVNGKEYAKAAIRNMYTAPAFVQVNGKDFGDVVADKLQTYGDQWSGVNLADGQNGLYSKEKAKAQFEKAKAELQKEGVQFPIHLDVPVAQNSTNFVSRMQSFKQSVEETLGTENVVVDLQMMDQDEVLNITLNVPSAAETDWDLQGLVGWNPDYDDPSTYLDTLQPSSPDQTKTYLGFAGGVDNASAKAVGLDEFAKLLDDAEKETQDVVTRYNKFAAAQAWLTDSALVIPTMTSSGAGTVVSKVVPFSGPSSQTGNKGSTYFKYVEVQDEPVTKKQYDQAREKWLKEKADSNKKAQQELEKHVK from the coding sequence ATGAAAAAAAGTAAAGTTTTTGCATTTGCCGGAGTAACATTACTCGCAGCAACTTTCCTTGCAGCATGTTCTGGCTCAAAAGATAGCAAGTCTGCATCAAAAAAAGATACAACATATGGCTATGTTTATACAGATGATCCAACAACTTTGGATTACACTGTATCTTCAAAAGCTTCCGTACACGATATTACAACAAACGGTGTAGATGGTTTGTTGGAAAACGACAAATACGGAAACCTTGTACCATCTATTGCTGAAGATTGGTCTGTTTCAAAAGACGGTTTGACTTATACTTACAAAATCCGTAAGGGTGTTAAATGGTATGATGCTGACGGCGAAGAGCATGGTGAAGTAACAGCACATGACTTTGTTACTGGATTGAAGCATGCGGCAGACAAGAAATCAGAATCTCTTCCATTGGTGAAAGACTCAATCAAAGGATTGAAAGACTACTCAGAAGGAAAAATTTCAGACTTCTCTGAGGTTGGGGTCAAAGCAGTAGATGATTATACGCTTGAATACACCTTGAATCAACCAGAAACTTTCTGGAATTCAAAAACAACTAATGGGGTTCTTTTCCCAATTAGTACAGAATTCTTGAAGAGCAAGGGTGATGAATTTGGTCAACCAGGTAATGTCAAATCAATCTTGTTCAATGGTCCATTCCTTTTGAAATCAATCACTTCTAAATCAGAAATCACTTTTGAGAAGAACGAAGATTACTGGGATAAAGACAACGTTCATATCGACAAGATCAAATTCTCTTATTATGATGGATCAGATCAAGATTCATTGGCGCGTGGCTTTAGTGATGGATCGTACACAGTTGCTCGTCTCTTCCCAGCAAGTTCAAACTTTGCGTCTGTTGAAAAGAAATACAAAGACAATATCTACAACACACAACCTGGAGCTGGTGTAGCAGTCTTTGGTTTCAACATTGACCGTCAAGCATACAACCATACTTCTAAGACGTCAGATGATCAGAAATCTTCTACTAAGAAAGCGATCTTAAACAAGAATTTCCGTCAAGCGATCACATTTGCCTTGAACCGCGAAAATTATTCAGCGCAAGTCAATGGTAAAGAATACGCTAAGGCTGCTATTCGAAACATGTACACTGCACCTGCCTTTGTTCAAGTAAACGGTAAAGACTTTGGGGATGTAGTAGCAGACAAGTTGCAAACATATGGAGATCAATGGAGCGGTGTGAATCTTGCAGACGGTCAAAACGGCCTCTATAGCAAGGAAAAAGCAAAAGCTCAATTTGAAAAAGCAAAAGCTGAACTCCAAAAAGAAGGTGTTCAATTCCCAATCCACTTGGATGTTCCAGTTGCACAAAACTCAACAAACTTTGTGTCACGGATGCAATCCTTCAAACAATCAGTTGAAGAAACACTTGGTACAGAAAACGTTGTTGTGGACCTTCAAATGATGGACCAAGATGAAGTCTTGAACATTACATTGAACGTACCATCAGCTGCAGAAACTGACTGGGATCTTCAAGGGCTTGTAGGATGGAATCCAGACTACGATGATCCATCTACTTACCTTGACACCTTGCAACCATCTTCACCAGACCAAACTAAGACTTACCTTGGATTTGCTGGTGGTGTCGATAATGCTTCTGCTAAAGCAGTCGGTTTAGATGAATTTGCGAAATTGCTTGATGATGCAGAAAAAGAAACGCAAGATGTAGTGACTCGTTACAACAAATTTGCAGCAGCTCAAGCTTGGTTAACAGATAGTGCATTAGTGATTCCAACTATGACAAGTTCAGGTGCTGGAACAGTTGTTTCAAAAGTAGTTCCATTCTCTGGACCTTCATCACAAACAGGTAACAAAGGATCAACTTATTTCAAATATGTTGAAGTTCAAGATGAACCTGTCACTAAAAAACAATATGATCAAGCACGTGAAAAATGGTTGAAAGAAAAAGCTGATTCAAATAAAAAAGCTCAGCAAGAACTAGAAAAACACGTTAAATAA
- a CDS encoding enoyl-CoA hydratase: MVFETIIYSVEEDLASIILNRPEVSNGFNIPMCQEILEALELAEKNPDIRFILFKAVGKVFSVGGDLAEMKRAVDADDIDSLTQIAELVNQISKKMKQLPKPVIMVADGAVAGATANMAVAADFCIASDKAKFIQAFVGVGLAPDAGGLFLLGRAIGLSRATQLAMTGEPLGAEKALEYGVVYKVSEVDKLDKTVNQLLIKLRRSSDNSFAAIKELAWSSMLTDWDRYAEIELRLQRNLSLKEDFKEGVIAYSERRRPKFIGK, encoded by the coding sequence ATGGTGTTCGAAACGATTATATATTCTGTAGAAGAGGATCTCGCATCTATTATTTTAAATAGACCTGAGGTTTCAAATGGTTTTAACATTCCAATGTGTCAGGAAATCCTTGAAGCATTAGAATTAGCTGAGAAGAATCCAGATATTCGTTTTATTTTATTTAAAGCAGTCGGTAAGGTTTTTTCGGTTGGAGGTGATTTAGCAGAGATGAAGCGGGCTGTCGATGCCGATGATATCGATTCGTTAACGCAAATTGCGGAATTGGTTAATCAAATCTCTAAAAAAATGAAGCAACTTCCAAAACCTGTGATTATGGTTGCAGATGGTGCGGTTGCAGGAGCAACTGCTAATATGGCAGTAGCGGCAGATTTTTGTATTGCTTCTGATAAAGCCAAGTTTATTCAAGCCTTTGTTGGAGTAGGTTTAGCTCCGGATGCTGGTGGTCTTTTCCTTTTAGGAAGAGCCATTGGTTTGAGTAGAGCAACTCAGTTAGCGATGACCGGTGAACCATTAGGTGCTGAAAAGGCTCTGGAATATGGCGTTGTGTATAAGGTTTCTGAAGTAGATAAATTAGACAAGACTGTTAACCAACTTCTCATAAAGTTAAGACGTAGCTCAGACAATTCTTTTGCTGCGATTAAAGAGTTGGCCTGGTCTAGCATGCTGACTGACTGGGATCGCTATGCTGAAATTGAGTTGAGATTGCAAAGAAATCTATCTTTAAAAGAAGACTTTAAAGAGGGAGTTATTGCCTATTCAGAACGTCGACGTCCAAAATTTATAGGAAAATAA
- a CDS encoding ABC transporter permease encodes MKKYIFMRILRSLVSIFLVTTLTYTIIYTLTPRNLIFKNDPNYNKIAKTKDSKINYENTVYDRMGYIEYLDSKALKEKASKEDSSVTVEPTKENEKIYKKYISNLGNGWVLKRFPENKGFYATREVPVFERVIGFYGNLIQIDHPNVIKDASNPKLERYIRIENDPAIGWSVVGSGTKHKYLLYFNGQFPFIHQNFVSLNLGESYPTYSNTPVLQVITQGQGTTKKSEVNFPTGKKESSINIYSRTYKSPSKADAQDIARFGEGDAYTATLSNYENPSMIVSSSIIGLIGIAIAYLIAIPLGSYMALLKNTWFDSASTAVLTLMMALPTIALVYIVRLVGSTIGLPDSFPVLGAQDWRSYVLPSVILGLLSAPGLAIWIRRYMIDLHSQDFVRFARAKGLSEKEISRKHIFKNAMVPIVTGIPVQLVLVISGATLTETVFAFPGMGKMLIDSIKASNNTMVVGLVFIFTVLAVFGAMAGDILMVMVDPRIKLTTKKGGK; translated from the coding sequence ATGAAAAAATATATATTTATGCGTATTTTACGTTCGTTGGTGTCGATCTTTTTGGTTACGACATTGACGTATACAATTATTTATACGCTAACCCCAAGAAATTTAATTTTCAAAAACGACCCTAACTACAATAAGATTGCAAAGACTAAGGATTCTAAAATCAATTATGAAAACACAGTCTATGATCGTATGGGGTATATAGAATATCTTGATTCAAAAGCTTTGAAAGAAAAAGCAAGCAAGGAAGACTCATCAGTAACTGTAGAGCCTACTAAAGAAAACGAAAAGATCTACAAAAAGTACATTTCTAATCTTGGAAATGGCTGGGTATTGAAACGATTCCCTGAAAACAAAGGCTTTTACGCAACTCGTGAAGTCCCTGTCTTTGAACGTGTTATTGGATTCTACGGCAATCTGATTCAGATTGATCATCCAAATGTCATCAAAGATGCTTCAAATCCAAAACTTGAACGCTATATTCGCATTGAAAATGATCCAGCTATTGGTTGGTCAGTAGTTGGTTCGGGGACTAAACATAAATATCTTTTGTATTTCAATGGTCAATTCCCGTTCATTCATCAAAATTTTGTATCGTTAAACTTGGGTGAATCTTATCCAACTTATTCAAATACGCCAGTTCTTCAGGTTATTACACAAGGACAAGGAACTACCAAGAAGAGTGAAGTAAACTTCCCAACAGGGAAAAAAGAATCTTCTATCAATATCTACTCACGTACTTACAAATCACCAAGCAAGGCAGATGCTCAAGATATTGCCCGCTTTGGTGAAGGAGATGCTTATACAGCAACTTTGAGTAACTATGAAAATCCATCCATGATTGTGAGCTCTTCTATTATCGGCTTGATCGGGATTGCAATTGCTTACTTGATTGCAATTCCATTGGGATCATACATGGCCTTGTTGAAGAACACATGGTTTGATAGTGCCTCAACAGCTGTCTTGACATTGATGATGGCTCTTCCAACGATTGCCTTGGTCTACATCGTCCGCTTGGTTGGTTCAACAATCGGTCTCCCAGATTCCTTCCCGGTTTTAGGAGCTCAGGATTGGAGATCGTATGTTCTTCCTTCTGTGATCTTGGGACTTTTGAGCGCGCCTGGTTTGGCTATTTGGATTCGCCGTTATATGATTGACTTGCACTCACAAGACTTTGTCCGTTTTGCACGTGCTAAAGGACTTTCTGAAAAAGAAATTTCACGCAAGCATATCTTCAAGAATGCCATGGTTCCAATTGTTACCGGTATTCCTGTTCAATTGGTCTTGGTTATTTCAGGGGCAACCTTGACAGAAACCGTCTTTGCCTTCCCTGGTATGGGTAAAATGTTGATCGATTCCATTAAGGCTTCGAATAACACCATGGTAGTGGGTCTTGTCTTTATCTTTACTGTTCTTGCTGTATTTGGAGCAATGGCCGGTGATATTCTCATGGTTATGGTAGACCCTCGTATCAAATTGACAACTAAGAAAGGAGGCAAATAA
- a CDS encoding ATP-binding cassette domain-containing protein: MTEKLIEVKDLEISFGEGSKKFVAVKNANFFINKGETFSLVGESGSGKTTIGRAIIGLNDTSAGDILYDGKKINGKQSRKDENELIRKIQMIFQDPAASLNERATVDYIISEGLYNYHLFENEEDRVRKVKEIMHEVGLLAEHLTRYPHEFSGGQRQRIGIARALVMEPEFVIADEPISALDVSVRAQVLNLLKKFQKELGLTYLFIAHDLSVVRFISDRIAVIYKGVIVEVAETEELFNNPIHPYTQSLLSAVPIPDPILERKKVLKVYDPDQHDYSTDKPEMVEIKPGHYVWANKAEQKKYKELV, from the coding sequence ATGACAGAAAAATTAATAGAAGTTAAAGATCTAGAAATTTCCTTCGGTGAAGGAAGTAAAAAGTTTGTAGCTGTAAAGAATGCAAATTTCTTTATCAATAAAGGGGAAACATTTTCCCTTGTTGGTGAGTCTGGTAGTGGGAAGACCACAATTGGTCGAGCAATCATTGGTTTGAATGACACTAGTGCAGGTGACATTTTATATGATGGCAAAAAAATCAATGGGAAGCAATCTCGCAAGGATGAAAATGAATTAATCCGAAAAATTCAAATGATCTTCCAAGACCCAGCAGCTAGCTTGAACGAGCGTGCAACAGTTGACTACATTATTTCAGAAGGTTTGTACAATTATCACCTATTTGAAAATGAAGAAGACCGAGTGCGTAAAGTAAAAGAAATTATGCATGAAGTAGGGCTTCTAGCAGAGCATTTAACTCGCTATCCCCATGAATTCTCTGGTGGACAACGCCAGCGGATTGGGATTGCTCGTGCCCTGGTAATGGAACCAGAATTTGTTATCGCAGATGAACCAATTTCTGCCCTAGACGTATCAGTTCGTGCACAAGTATTGAATCTCCTGAAGAAATTCCAAAAAGAATTAGGCTTGACCTATCTCTTTATCGCACACGATCTTTCAGTAGTTCGATTTATCTCTGATCGTATTGCGGTTATTTACAAAGGGGTTATTGTTGAAGTAGCTGAAACGGAAGAATTGTTTAACAATCCAATCCATCCTTATACACAATCTCTACTATCTGCAGTTCCAATTCCAGATCCAATCTTAGAACGCAAAAAAGTTCTGAAAGTTTATGATCCTGATCAGCATGATTATTCAACTGACAAACCAGAAATGGTTGAAATCAAGCCAGGACATTACGTTTGGGCAAATAAAGCAGAACAGAAAAAATATAAAGAACTTGTATAA
- a CDS encoding peptide ABC transporter substrate-binding protein yields the protein MKVNKRFVLAGVSLASALLLTACGGGSSNQSTYSYIYSTDPNTLDYIASTRTTTSDITSNLVDGLLENDKYGNLIPSLAEDWTVSEDGLVYTYKLRKDAKWYTSEGEEYGAVTAHDFVTGIKHAVESKSEGLFLIQNSIKGLDAYAKGETTDFKTVGVKALDDYTVQYTLERPESFWNSKTTSGVLFPVNAAFLESQGKDFGSLKPSSILYNGPYYLKNLTSKSQIELVKNKEYYDEKNVHIDNVKLTYNDGSDPESVIKKFENGQYSFATVMPNSSTYKSVKKKFGDNIVYGVQYGTSYYLGFNIDRQKYNHTAKTTDAQKSSTKQAILNKDFRQAVNFAFDREAYAAQTSGADAATKILRNTLVPPTFVQVNGEEFGKVVEKQLVTYGDEWKDVNLDDAQTTLYNQEKAKAEFAKAKEQLQKEGVQFPIHLDYVVSQTDNSQVQQASSFKQSVEAVLGADNVVVDIQKLSDDDFNNITYFTDTAAEKDYDLAGGGWVPDYQDPSTYLESLSPVNGSVFYYLGVDAGSNSPAISAVDFGKYAELLKDANAEVSDQAVRYEKYAAAQAWLTDSSLILPTVSNGGTPMLQRTVPYSRAASWVGTKGTGTNYKYLELSEEVIKTKDYDASKEKWLKEKAESNKKAQEELKNHIESK from the coding sequence ATGAAAGTAAATAAACGGTTCGTACTGGCCGGTGTTTCTCTAGCCAGCGCTCTTCTATTGACAGCCTGCGGTGGTGGAAGCAGCAATCAATCTACTTATTCTTATATTTATTCAACAGATCCAAATACATTGGACTACATTGCATCGACTCGTACAACGACGTCTGATATTACAAGTAACCTTGTTGATGGTTTGTTAGAAAATGATAAATATGGAAATTTAATCCCAAGTTTGGCAGAAGACTGGACAGTTTCAGAAGATGGCTTGGTCTATACTTATAAACTTCGAAAAGATGCTAAATGGTACACCAGTGAAGGGGAAGAGTATGGTGCTGTAACAGCTCACGATTTTGTGACAGGAATCAAACATGCTGTGGAATCAAAATCAGAAGGTCTCTTCTTAATCCAAAACTCCATTAAAGGTTTGGATGCCTATGCCAAGGGTGAAACAACAGATTTCAAGACAGTTGGCGTGAAAGCCCTAGATGATTACACCGTTCAATATACCTTGGAACGCCCAGAAAGCTTTTGGAATTCTAAGACGACATCAGGCGTCCTTTTCCCAGTTAACGCAGCTTTCTTAGAATCTCAAGGAAAAGACTTTGGTTCTTTAAAACCAAGTAGTATTCTCTATAACGGTCCCTATTATTTGAAGAATTTAACTTCAAAATCTCAAATTGAACTTGTAAAAAATAAAGAATACTATGATGAAAAGAATGTTCATATTGATAATGTGAAGTTGACCTACAATGACGGATCAGATCCAGAATCGGTCATCAAGAAATTCGAAAATGGTCAATATTCATTTGCGACAGTAATGCCAAATAGCTCTACTTATAAGAGTGTGAAAAAGAAATTTGGTGATAATATTGTTTATGGTGTTCAATATGGTACATCTTACTACCTAGGCTTCAATATTGATCGTCAGAAGTATAACCATACAGCCAAAACGACAGATGCTCAAAAATCGTCTACAAAACAAGCGATTTTAAACAAGGATTTCCGTCAAGCCGTCAACTTTGCCTTTGACCGTGAAGCCTATGCAGCTCAAACATCTGGTGCAGATGCAGCGACCAAGATTCTTCGGAATACCTTGGTTCCACCGACTTTTGTTCAAGTAAATGGCGAAGAGTTCGGTAAGGTTGTCGAGAAACAATTGGTGACCTATGGGGATGAGTGGAAAGATGTAAATCTAGATGATGCCCAAACCACGCTCTACAATCAAGAAAAAGCCAAGGCTGAATTTGCAAAAGCTAAAGAACAACTGCAAAAAGAAGGGGTACAATTCCCAATTCATCTGGATTACGTTGTCAGTCAGACAGATAACAGCCAGGTGCAACAAGCTAGCTCCTTCAAACAATCCGTAGAAGCTGTTCTTGGTGCAGACAATGTTGTCGTAGATATTCAGAAATTATCTGATGATGACTTTAACAACATTACCTATTTCACAGATACTGCTGCTGAGAAAGATTATGATCTTGCAGGCGGAGGATGGGTGCCAGACTACCAAGATCCATCTACTTATTTGGAGAGTTTAAGTCCTGTTAACGGTTCTGTTTTCTACTATCTAGGTGTGGATGCAGGTTCGAACAGCCCTGCTATTTCAGCAGTTGACTTTGGTAAGTATGCAGAGCTCTTAAAAGATGCCAATGCAGAAGTGAGTGATCAAGCTGTACGCTATGAGAAATACGCAGCCGCTCAAGCATGGCTAACCGATAGTTCTTTGATCTTGCCAACTGTTTCAAATGGTGGAACGCCAATGTTGCAACGGACTGTTCCGTATAGTCGTGCAGCTTCATGGGTTGGAACAAAAGGTACAGGAACCAACTATAAATATCTTGAACTTTCAGAAGAAGTCATCAAGACAAAGGATTACGATGCAAGTAAAGAAAAATGGTTGAAAGAAAAGGCTGAATCCAATAAAAAAGCCCAAGAAGAATTAAAGAACCACATCGAATCTAAATAG
- the oppC gene encoding oligopeptide ABC transporter permease OppC — MSTIDKKKFQFVERDDFASETIDAPSYSYWKSVFRQFFKKKSTIFMLAVLVGILLMSFVYPMFSNFDYNDVSKVNDFTARLNPPSAKAFFGTDNNGKSLFDGVWFGARNSIIISFIATLINVVIGVVIGGIWGVSKSIDRFMMEVYNVISNVPFMLIVIVLTYSIGAGFWNLILAMTVTGWIGIAYSIRVQIMRYRDLEYNLASRTLGTPTLKIVTKNILPQLVSVIVTTTTQLLPAFISTEAFLSFFGLGLPITVPSLGRLISDYSQNVTTNAYLFWIPLTVLVLVSLSFYIVGQNLADASDPRTHR; from the coding sequence ATGTCTACAATTGATAAAAAGAAATTCCAATTTGTTGAACGTGACGACTTTGCCTCTGAAACAATTGATGCGCCGTCGTACTCCTACTGGAAGTCAGTATTTCGTCAATTTTTTAAAAAGAAATCAACTATTTTCATGTTAGCAGTTTTGGTTGGCATTCTCTTGATGAGTTTTGTCTATCCAATGTTTTCAAACTTTGATTACAATGATGTAAGTAAAGTAAATGACTTCACTGCTCGTTTGAATCCTCCAAGTGCCAAGGCCTTCTTCGGTACGGATAACAATGGTAAATCCTTGTTTGATGGAGTTTGGTTTGGTGCCCGCAATTCGATTATCATCTCCTTTATTGCTACCTTGATCAATGTTGTGATTGGTGTTGTGATTGGTGGGATTTGGGGTGTATCAAAATCAATCGACCGCTTCATGATGGAAGTTTACAACGTTATTTCAAACGTTCCATTCATGTTAATTGTTATTGTCTTGACTTACTCAATCGGTGCTGGTTTCTGGAACTTGATTTTGGCGATGACGGTAACAGGATGGATTGGGATTGCTTATTCTATCCGTGTTCAAATTATGCGTTACCGTGATTTAGAGTACAACTTGGCCAGCCGTACTTTGGGTACTCCAACTCTAAAAATCGTGACAAAAAATATCTTGCCACAGTTGGTATCTGTCATTGTGACGACAACTACACAGTTGTTGCCAGCCTTCATTTCAACTGAAGCCTTCCTTTCCTTCTTTGGATTGGGATTGCCAATTACAGTTCCAAGTTTAGGTCGTCTGATTTCAGATTACTCACAAAACGTAACAACCAATGCGTATCTTTTCTGGATTCCATTGACAGTCTTAGTCTTGGTATCCTTGTCATTCTATATCGTTGGACAAAACCTTGCAGATGCCAGCGATCCACGTACACATAGATAG